In Nocardioides sp. zg-1228, a single window of DNA contains:
- a CDS encoding DUF998 domain-containing protein yields MVCELIAAAAATAPYSLLDNTISDLGATTCTTIAYPYGDVPVCSPLHPLVNGAFIVFGLLLAIGAVLLRGWLPKGAAATTSVGLWVITGLSSVATGLVPLDQDLDLHSLVALPAFVAQSLALLVIAYVLRHRRGVSGSALVAGAVSLVGLVAFLARTGSAELGGLFERLAFWPGYLWLPVLAVVVLCERRVPCAGRRSV; encoded by the coding sequence GTGGTCTGTGAGCTCATCGCCGCCGCGGCCGCCACGGCTCCATACAGCCTGCTCGACAACACCATCAGTGACCTCGGTGCGACCACGTGCACCACCATCGCCTACCCCTACGGCGACGTCCCGGTGTGCTCACCGCTGCACCCGCTGGTGAACGGTGCGTTCATCGTATTCGGCCTGCTGCTCGCTATTGGTGCGGTGCTGCTGCGAGGGTGGCTCCCCAAGGGCGCTGCGGCTACAACCTCGGTGGGGTTGTGGGTCATCACGGGGCTCAGCTCGGTCGCGACCGGGCTGGTACCGCTCGACCAGGACCTGGACCTGCACAGTCTCGTGGCGCTGCCAGCGTTCGTGGCGCAGTCGTTGGCCCTGCTCGTCATCGCCTACGTCCTGCGCCACCGACGCGGGGTGTCGGGGTCGGCGCTGGTGGCCGGGGCGGTCTCGCTCGTCGGACTGGTCGCGTTTCTGGCGCGCACCGGCAGCGCCGAGCTCGGTGGTCTGTTCGAGCGGCTGGCGTTCTGGCCGGGCTACCTCTGGCTGCCGGTCCTTGCCGTCGTCGTCCTGTGCGAGCGAAGGGTCCCGTGTGCCGGGCGGCGCTCGGTGTGA
- a CDS encoding transposase produces MLRRLGCLRGIGPLTGLALAGEVGDWDRFTGKTIGSFIGLVPSEYSSGQSRVQGSITKTGNTHLRRLLVEAAWHHRPAYRIGKTMRDRWELAGPAARARCDEGNRRLHHRWSTMRARPKRHTIANVAIARELAGWCWSLAVLEE; encoded by the coding sequence GTGCTGCGGCGGCTGGGCTGCCTGCGCGGAATCGGGCCCCTGACCGGGCTCGCGTTGGCGGGCGAGGTCGGCGACTGGGACCGATTCACCGGCAAGACCATCGGCTCGTTCATCGGGCTGGTGCCCAGCGAGTACTCCTCGGGCCAGTCACGGGTCCAGGGGTCGATCACCAAGACCGGCAACACCCACCTGCGGCGCCTGCTGGTCGAAGCCGCGTGGCACCACCGGCCCGCCTACCGCATCGGCAAGACCATGCGGGACCGGTGGGAGCTTGCCGGGCCTGCTGCTCGCGCCCGCTGCGACGAGGGCAACCGGCGACTCCACCACCGCTGGAGCACCATGCGCGCACGACCCAAGAGGCACACGATCGCCAACGTCGCGATCGCCCGCGAGCTGGCCGGCTGGTGCTGGTCGCTGGCCGTCCTCGAAGAATGA
- a CDS encoding transcriptional regulator, translating into MSLGDLDPVLHAPKRLIAMAVLANTEYATFRFLKEQLDLTDSDLSKQMSALESAGYVKVNKRGRGPGSATTYTMTRPGDRAYRAHRAALYALLA; encoded by the coding sequence ATGAGCCTGGGCGACCTCGACCCTGTCTTACACGCACCGAAGCGGCTCATAGCGATGGCCGTGCTGGCGAACACCGAGTACGCCACATTCCGGTTCCTCAAAGAACAACTCGACCTGACCGACTCGGACCTGTCCAAACAAATGTCTGCGCTGGAGTCGGCTGGTTACGTCAAAGTCAACAAGCGCGGGCGCGGACCGGGCTCGGCCACGACGTACACCATGACGCGCCCAGGCGATCGTGCCTACCGGGCCCACCGCGCAGCGCTTTACGCCCTGCTCGCCTAA
- a CDS encoding phage major capsid protein, with translation MAERAGANDTVELAGVSHAFTASEPAGHCLLHPRRRQAPDPEREAPPPILVAGERREQVHGRAQGHGQGPRVTAEGPAWWQAGSGGPGPWSGSINPLRQVARVVQTATEGWTGITSAGATAEWKAEAAQAADESPTIDDQPIPVHFGDVFVPYSFEVGMDPARFTEELSAVLRDAADQLQATASTGSGTGQPKGFLTALTGTSSEVNAAADDIFARGDVYNLQNQLPARFQANAAHRAGWAESFSRGEVENGLWESLD, from the coding sequence ATGGCCGAGCGAGCCGGAGCGAACGACACCGTGGAGCTCGCCGGAGTTTCCCACGCATTCACCGCGTCCGAGCCGGCAGGCCATTGCCTACTCCATCCGCGTCGCCGTCAAGCACCTGACCCAGAGCGAGAAGCACCGCCGCCGATCTTGGTCGCGGGCGAACGAAGGGAACAGGTCCATGGCCGAGCTCAAGGTCATGGTCAAGGCCCGCGGGTCACGGCCGAAGGACCTGCCTGGTGGCAGGCCGGTAGTGGCGGACCGGGCCCTTGGTCGGGAAGCATCAACCCGCTGCGGCAGGTCGCCCGGGTGGTGCAGACCGCGACCGAGGGCTGGACGGGCATCACGTCGGCCGGCGCGACCGCGGAGTGGAAGGCCGAGGCCGCCCAAGCCGCGGACGAATCCCCGACGATCGACGACCAGCCGATCCCGGTGCACTTCGGTGACGTGTTCGTGCCCTACAGCTTCGAAGTCGGCATGGACCCGGCCCGGTTCACCGAAGAGCTGTCAGCCGTCCTGCGAGACGCCGCCGACCAGCTGCAGGCGACCGCGTCCACCGGGTCCGGCACTGGCCAGCCCAAGGGCTTCTTGACGGCCCTGACGGGCACGAGCTCGGAGGTCAACGCGGCCGCGGACGACATCTTCGCCAGGGGCGACGTGTACAACCTGCAGAACCAGTTGCCGGCTCGGTTCCAGGCCAACGCCGCGCACCGGGCGGGTTGGGCAGAGTCGTTTTCCCGTGGCGAGGTCGAGAACGGCCTGTGGGAGTCCCTCGATTAG
- a CDS encoding dihydrofolate reductase family protein, whose translation MRDVTLYALLSLDGVAEEPGDWMFEADETVFRNLADVIGVQDDVVLGRGTYDYWADYWPTSDVQPFADFINTTIKHVVTSHPLDKGWEQSVVVDSPLPSYVRRLKAGSGGDIGVHGSIAVAQTLLAEDLVDRLELVVVPTLAGSGRRLFEDGSDPLRLTLARAESSPTGCVFLSYRRPSSD comes from the coding sequence ATGCGCGACGTGACCCTGTACGCCCTGCTGTCCTTGGACGGAGTCGCGGAGGAGCCGGGCGACTGGATGTTCGAGGCGGACGAGACCGTGTTCCGCAACCTCGCTGACGTCATCGGGGTCCAGGACGACGTCGTCCTCGGCCGCGGTACGTACGACTACTGGGCCGACTACTGGCCGACGTCGGACGTGCAACCGTTCGCAGACTTCATCAACACGACCATCAAACACGTCGTGACCTCACATCCCCTGGACAAGGGCTGGGAGCAGTCGGTCGTCGTCGACTCCCCGCTCCCGTCCTACGTCAGACGGCTGAAGGCAGGGTCGGGAGGCGACATCGGCGTCCATGGCAGCATCGCCGTCGCCCAGACTCTGCTGGCCGAGGACCTGGTGGATCGTCTCGAGCTCGTCGTCGTCCCGACGTTGGCCGGCTCTGGGCGGCGTCTCTTCGAGGACGGCTCAGATCCCCTCAGACTGACCCTGGCGCGGGCTGAATCGTCGCCGACCGGTTGCGTGTTCCTGAGCTACCGGCGTCCTTCGTCCGATTGA
- a CDS encoding zinc-dependent alcohol dehydrogenase family protein, translating into MKALVYHGPGNKAWEDVPDPQIQQPTDIIVRIDTTTICGTDLHILKGDVPAVTDGRILGHEGVGTVTEVGSAVSTVAVGDRVLLSCVSACGACSYCHQGLYAHCLAEEGASGIGWIFGHLIDGTQAELVRVPFADNSVYKLPDGVSDEAAVMLSDIIPTSFEIGVRYGRVKPGDVVAVVGSGPIGLAAMMTATLYGAARIIALDLDANRLEQALGFGATDTVDSGSADWREQVLAMTDGLGVDVAIEAVGIPATFDACTTIVRPGGSIANVGVHGSPVELQLQDLWIMDLTITTGLVSTSTTPMLLKLVAQHKLAVEKFATHHFTLDEMMDAYDTFGRAAETKALKVVISR; encoded by the coding sequence ATGAAGGCACTGGTCTACCACGGTCCGGGCAACAAGGCTTGGGAGGACGTTCCCGATCCCCAGATCCAGCAACCCACCGACATCATCGTGCGGATCGACACGACCACGATCTGCGGCACGGACCTGCACATCCTCAAGGGGGACGTGCCGGCGGTGACCGACGGTCGGATCCTCGGCCACGAGGGCGTCGGCACCGTCACCGAGGTGGGCTCGGCGGTGTCCACGGTGGCCGTCGGCGACCGCGTGCTGCTCTCGTGCGTCAGCGCGTGCGGCGCCTGCTCGTACTGTCACCAGGGCCTCTACGCGCACTGCCTGGCCGAGGAGGGCGCCAGCGGCATCGGTTGGATCTTCGGTCACCTGATCGACGGCACCCAGGCCGAGCTGGTCCGGGTGCCGTTCGCGGACAACTCCGTCTACAAGCTGCCCGACGGGGTGAGCGACGAGGCCGCGGTCATGCTGTCCGACATCATCCCGACCTCGTTCGAGATCGGTGTCAGGTATGGCCGGGTGAAGCCCGGCGACGTGGTCGCGGTGGTCGGCTCCGGGCCGATCGGACTGGCCGCGATGATGACCGCCACGCTCTACGGCGCGGCCCGGATCATCGCGCTCGACCTCGACGCCAACCGGCTGGAACAGGCGTTGGGCTTCGGGGCGACCGACACCGTCGACAGCGGCAGCGCGGACTGGCGTGAGCAGGTGCTCGCGATGACCGACGGGCTCGGCGTCGACGTGGCGATCGAGGCCGTCGGCATCCCGGCGACGTTCGACGCCTGCACCACGATCGTCCGACCCGGTGGCTCCATCGCCAACGTGGGCGTGCACGGATCACCCGTGGAGCTGCAGCTGCAGGACCTGTGGATCATGGACCTCACCATCACCACGGGCCTGGTCAGCACCTCGACCACACCGATGCTCCTGAAGCTGGTGGCCCAGCACAAGCTGGCGGTCGAGAAGTTCGCGACCCACCACTTCACGCTCGACGAGATGATGGACGCGTACGACACCTTCGGCCGGGCGGCGGAGACCAAGGCGCTGAAGGTCGTGATCTCCCGGTAG
- a CDS encoding efflux RND transporter permease subunit, producing the protein MGHLASFSLRNRALIALSTVMVAIFGVLSAGALKQELIPNLEFPAVGVVLPYAGASPEAVEQEVTAPAEQALSGVDGLEQVDSTSSSGVSLVLLTLEYGTDLQRAQQQAESAMSSAQGLPESVEPVVFAGSFDQFPVVQLAVTSDADPAQLAERIDRLVVPSLEDVEGVRQVDVTGAPTDRVEVTPTPAARQLGVSAADVSDALSTNASLVPAGTVDDAGSSLSVQVGATPTTLAELRRVPVSLPEGGTRPLGEVAEVRTAQATPTSYSRTNGETSLAVAITKTPDGNTVDISHAVAELIPELEDDLGDGAEFSVAFDQAPFIEKSVEDLTTEGALGLFFAVLVILLFLFSVRSTLVTALSIPLSLLVTLIGLRLGGYTLNILTLGALTVAIGRVVDDSIVVIENIKRHLSYGESKVAAITTAVREVGGAITSSTIATAAVFLPIGVVGGQVGELFRPFAVTVALALLASLLVSLTIIPVLAYWFLKSPDTVVDPARVQADAEAKEERSWLRRAYDPTVRWVVRRPWRTVGVAVVVLVATLGLTPFIKTNFLGSSGQNTLTVTQELEPGATLDRQDAAAREVESVLVEDDEVETVQSTVGTGEGVAAIFGGGATTFALTLAEDADSEAAAERIEAALADATGDVTVTAGDAGFASALELVVTATDQSRLGEAAEIVATELEGVDGIGTVTSDAAAAQPVLSVRARPEAEAAGLTSGFLGGVLAQALSQPPVGQATIDGEQLDVVVVGGPRPSSIAELRQLPVGDGASLGQVAELVEQDVATAITRSDGERTVTITAEPAADDLGSVTADVQALVDDLDLPEGTDVSIGGVSEDQAEAFGQLGLALLIAIAIVYVVMVATFKSLVQPLILLVSVPFAATGAMLLLVLTGIPLGVPSLIGALMLVGIVVTNAIVLIDLVNQRREAGASIAEALADGGGKRVRPIVMTALATILALTPMAFGVTGGSAFISQPLAVVVIGGLLSSTFLTLLLVPALYVLVERRKERRAQRRAERQGRGAREVADAPSA; encoded by the coding sequence GTGGGTCATCTCGCGTCCTTCTCGCTTCGCAACCGAGCCCTCATCGCCCTCTCCACGGTCATGGTGGCGATCTTCGGCGTGCTGTCCGCGGGGGCGCTGAAGCAGGAGCTGATCCCCAACCTGGAGTTCCCGGCCGTGGGCGTGGTCCTGCCCTACGCCGGCGCCTCCCCGGAGGCGGTCGAGCAGGAGGTCACGGCGCCCGCCGAGCAGGCACTCTCCGGGGTCGACGGGCTCGAGCAGGTCGACTCCACGTCGTCGAGCGGCGTCTCGCTGGTCCTGCTCACCCTCGAGTACGGCACCGACCTCCAGCGCGCCCAGCAGCAGGCCGAGAGCGCGATGAGCAGTGCGCAGGGCCTGCCGGAGTCCGTCGAGCCGGTCGTCTTCGCCGGCAGCTTCGACCAGTTCCCCGTGGTGCAGCTCGCGGTCACCTCCGACGCCGACCCCGCGCAGCTCGCCGAGCGCATCGACCGCCTCGTCGTGCCGTCCCTCGAGGACGTCGAGGGCGTCCGCCAGGTCGACGTCACCGGTGCCCCCACCGACCGCGTCGAGGTCACCCCGACGCCCGCGGCCCGCCAACTCGGAGTGAGCGCCGCGGACGTGTCCGACGCGCTGTCGACCAACGCCTCGCTCGTGCCTGCCGGCACCGTCGACGACGCCGGGTCGAGCCTGTCGGTCCAGGTCGGCGCCACGCCGACGACCCTCGCCGAGCTGCGCCGGGTGCCGGTGTCGCTGCCCGAGGGCGGTACGCGACCGCTCGGCGAGGTGGCCGAGGTGCGCACCGCGCAGGCGACGCCGACGTCGTACTCCCGCACCAACGGCGAGACGAGCCTCGCCGTTGCGATCACCAAGACGCCCGACGGCAACACCGTCGACATCTCCCACGCGGTCGCCGAGCTCATCCCCGAGCTCGAGGACGACCTGGGCGACGGTGCCGAGTTCTCCGTCGCCTTCGACCAGGCACCCTTCATCGAGAAGTCGGTGGAGGACCTGACCACCGAGGGCGCCCTCGGGCTCTTCTTCGCGGTCCTGGTGATCCTGCTGTTCCTCTTCTCCGTCCGGTCCACGCTCGTCACGGCCCTGTCGATCCCGCTGTCGCTCCTGGTGACGCTGATCGGCCTGCGGCTGGGCGGCTACACGCTCAACATCCTCACCCTCGGCGCGCTGACCGTCGCGATCGGCCGCGTGGTCGACGACTCGATCGTGGTGATCGAGAACATCAAGCGACACCTGTCCTACGGGGAGTCCAAGGTCGCCGCGATCACCACCGCGGTGCGCGAGGTCGGCGGTGCCATCACCTCCTCGACGATCGCCACGGCCGCGGTGTTCCTGCCGATCGGCGTCGTCGGCGGCCAGGTCGGCGAGCTGTTCCGCCCCTTCGCCGTCACCGTGGCGCTCGCCCTGCTGGCCTCGCTCCTGGTGTCGCTCACGATCATCCCGGTGCTGGCCTACTGGTTCCTCAAGAGCCCCGACACGGTCGTCGACCCGGCACGGGTGCAGGCGGACGCCGAGGCCAAGGAGGAGCGCTCGTGGCTGCGCCGCGCGTACGACCCCACCGTGCGCTGGGTGGTCCGCCGCCCGTGGCGCACCGTCGGTGTCGCCGTCGTCGTCCTGGTGGCGACGCTGGGGCTGACCCCCTTCATCAAGACCAACTTCCTGGGCAGCAGCGGCCAGAACACCCTCACGGTGACCCAGGAGCTCGAGCCCGGCGCCACGCTCGACCGGCAGGACGCCGCAGCGCGGGAGGTCGAATCGGTCCTCGTCGAGGACGACGAGGTCGAGACGGTCCAGAGCACCGTCGGCACCGGGGAGGGCGTGGCCGCCATCTTCGGCGGCGGCGCGACGACCTTCGCCCTCACGCTGGCGGAGGACGCCGACAGCGAGGCGGCCGCTGAGCGGATCGAGGCGGCCCTGGCCGACGCCACCGGCGACGTCACCGTCACCGCCGGCGACGCCGGCTTCGCCTCGGCGCTCGAGCTCGTGGTGACCGCGACCGACCAGTCCCGACTCGGCGAGGCCGCCGAGATCGTGGCCACCGAGCTGGAGGGCGTCGACGGCATCGGCACGGTGACCTCGGACGCCGCAGCGGCCCAGCCGGTGCTGTCGGTCCGGGCCCGCCCCGAGGCCGAGGCCGCCGGCCTCACCTCAGGGTTCCTCGGTGGCGTGCTGGCCCAGGCCCTGTCGCAGCCGCCCGTCGGCCAGGCCACCATCGACGGCGAGCAGCTCGACGTCGTCGTGGTCGGCGGCCCGCGGCCGAGCTCGATCGCCGAGCTGCGGCAGCTGCCCGTCGGCGACGGCGCCTCGCTGGGACAGGTCGCCGAGCTGGTCGAGCAGGACGTCGCGACCGCGATCACCCGCTCCGACGGCGAGCGCACGGTCACCATCACCGCCGAGCCCGCGGCCGACGACCTCGGCTCGGTGACCGCCGACGTGCAGGCCCTGGTCGACGACCTCGACCTCCCCGAGGGCACCGACGTCTCCATCGGCGGCGTGTCGGAGGACCAGGCCGAGGCGTTCGGCCAGCTCGGCCTCGCGCTCCTCATCGCCATCGCGATCGTCTACGTCGTCATGGTGGCGACCTTCAAGTCGCTCGTGCAGCCGCTGATCCTGCTCGTCTCGGTGCCGTTCGCGGCCACCGGTGCGATGCTGCTGCTGGTCCTCACGGGCATCCCGCTCGGCGTCCCGTCGCTCATCGGCGCGCTCATGCTGGTGGGCATCGTGGTCACCAACGCCATCGTGCTCATCGACCTCGTCAACCAGCGCCGCGAGGCTGGGGCCAGCATCGCCGAGGCGCTGGCCGACGGCGGCGGGAAGCGCGTACGTCCCATCGTGATGACCGCGCTCGCCACGATCCTCGCCCTCACCCCGATGGCGTTCGGCGTCACCGGCGGCAGCGCCTTCATCTCCCAGCCGCTCGCGGTCGTGGTCATCGGCGGCCTGCTGTCCTCGACGTTCCTGACCCTCCTCCTGGTGCCGGCCCTCTACGTGCTCGTCGAGCGGCGCAAGGAGCGCCGCGCGCAGCGGCGCGCCGAGCGGCAGGGTCGAGGAGCGCGTGAGGTCGCCGACGCGCCGTCCGCGTAG
- a CDS encoding TetR/AcrR family transcriptional regulator: MTRVVRGPYKVGLAKRAAILDAALEEFSRAGFEVASLRAIAARVGITHAGLQHHFASKDDLLLGVLIAQEDADRQFFDEGALLDIDDLISAYARVAERRRSTPAWTRLWISLKLNVAAQPDHVAADFVRQRVAAWDQELTEVLSRAQSTGVIAADVDCVEAARGLLTLHEGLMIRQMLDPSTDVDSPLLWTLTQLRASARE; this comes from the coding sequence GTGACGAGGGTGGTGCGCGGGCCGTACAAGGTCGGATTGGCGAAACGAGCCGCGATCCTCGACGCGGCGCTGGAGGAGTTCTCGCGAGCGGGTTTCGAGGTCGCTTCACTACGGGCCATCGCCGCTCGGGTCGGGATCACCCACGCCGGCCTGCAGCACCACTTCGCGTCCAAGGACGACCTTCTGCTGGGCGTGCTCATCGCTCAGGAGGACGCCGACCGCCAGTTCTTCGACGAGGGCGCCCTGCTAGACATTGACGACCTCATCAGTGCGTACGCACGCGTCGCTGAGCGCCGCCGCTCCACCCCTGCCTGGACCCGGCTATGGATCAGCCTCAAGCTGAACGTCGCTGCGCAACCCGACCACGTCGCTGCCGACTTCGTCCGTCAGCGCGTCGCGGCATGGGATCAGGAACTGACCGAAGTGCTGAGTCGGGCTCAGAGCACCGGTGTCATCGCAGCCGACGTCGACTGCGTCGAGGCCGCCCGCGGCCTGCTCACCCTCCACGAGGGCCTGATGATCCGACAGATGCTCGACCCGAGCACCGACGTGGACAGCCCACTGCTCTGGACGCTGACCCAACTCCGCGCAAGCGCCCGTGAGTAG
- a CDS encoding zf-TFIIB domain-containing protein yields MKCPNDSTTLVMSERASVEIDYCPECRGVWLDRGELDKILERAEAEASRSAVPPAAPARDVQNPTRATSDDRDRRSEGSSGYRGKKKEHWLGELFG; encoded by the coding sequence ATGAAGTGCCCCAACGATTCAACGACTCTGGTCATGAGCGAGCGCGCCAGCGTGGAGATCGACTACTGCCCGGAATGCCGGGGCGTATGGCTCGACCGTGGTGAGCTCGACAAGATCCTCGAACGTGCGGAGGCGGAGGCGTCGCGTTCCGCCGTACCCCCCGCCGCACCGGCCCGCGATGTGCAGAACCCCACGCGAGCCACCTCCGACGATCGTGACCGTCGCTCGGAGGGGTCCAGCGGGTACCGCGGCAAGAAGAAGGAGCATTGGCTGGGCGAGCTGTTTGGCTGA
- a CDS encoding FAD-binding protein, with amino-acid sequence MDNKSFDIVVVGTGTGMLAALAAAEAGMSVLLVEKSEYVGGSTALSGGGFWVPCNSMLAEAGAPDSMSQATEYLTAVTGGEAPEARWKSFLSHGAEAVNALRRLTPLKFGHMANYADYFPELPGGSAVGRAMEPKPFNARKLGTDRDKLRPPALEAPFPMPVTGSSYKWLNLVARTPRGIAVAARLLGMGVGGLAIRREYIAGGGALAAGLYAGVRDRNIPVWLDSPLKELLVEDDRVVGVVVHRDGKDISVRAKRGVILSAGGFDRNEAMRHAYQSEKLDTDWALGNPANTGDAITIAAQDVGADLAFMEEAWWFPAVPIPGPMPGTLLAERSLPGQIIVNQAGERFMNEAVNYMSAGKELLRQDLPVWMVFDQRYRNRYVFGGSIFPRQSFPQEWYDAGVVKKADSLEKLAAEMGMPALPQSVQRFNTLCATGHDDDFGRGDSAYDRYYGDPAVKPNPCLGPIDQGPFYAVKVVPGDLGTCGGVKADEFARALRPDGSVIEGLYAAGNAAGNAFGRVYPGPGATIAQGLVFGYIAANHAAGRLSD; translated from the coding sequence ATGGACAACAAGTCGTTCGACATCGTGGTCGTTGGGACGGGAACAGGGATGCTCGCCGCGCTGGCGGCGGCCGAGGCAGGCATGTCGGTGCTGCTCGTGGAGAAGTCGGAGTATGTGGGCGGGTCGACTGCCCTGTCGGGGGGTGGTTTCTGGGTGCCGTGCAACTCGATGCTGGCCGAGGCCGGAGCGCCGGACTCGATGTCTCAGGCGACTGAGTACCTCACTGCGGTCACGGGCGGGGAAGCACCCGAAGCGCGCTGGAAGTCGTTCCTGTCTCATGGGGCCGAGGCGGTGAATGCGTTGCGCCGCTTGACGCCGCTGAAGTTCGGCCACATGGCCAACTACGCCGACTACTTCCCGGAGCTCCCGGGAGGGTCGGCCGTCGGGCGGGCCATGGAGCCAAAACCCTTCAACGCCCGCAAGCTGGGTACCGACCGTGACAAGTTGCGTCCGCCCGCGCTGGAAGCGCCGTTCCCGATGCCGGTGACCGGCAGCAGTTACAAGTGGCTCAACCTGGTCGCCCGGACCCCGCGCGGCATCGCCGTCGCGGCGCGCCTACTGGGCATGGGCGTCGGCGGCCTGGCCATTCGCCGGGAGTACATCGCCGGTGGCGGTGCTTTGGCCGCAGGGCTGTACGCCGGGGTCCGGGACCGGAACATCCCGGTGTGGCTTGACTCGCCCCTGAAGGAGCTGCTCGTCGAGGACGACCGCGTCGTCGGCGTGGTGGTGCATCGTGACGGCAAGGACATCAGTGTCCGGGCGAAGCGCGGCGTGATCCTGTCGGCGGGCGGTTTCGACCGCAATGAGGCGATGCGACACGCGTACCAGTCCGAGAAGCTCGACACCGACTGGGCGTTGGGCAACCCGGCGAACACCGGCGACGCGATCACCATCGCCGCCCAGGATGTGGGCGCGGACCTGGCCTTCATGGAGGAGGCCTGGTGGTTCCCGGCGGTGCCGATTCCCGGCCCCATGCCCGGCACGCTGCTGGCCGAGCGTTCACTGCCGGGCCAGATCATCGTCAACCAGGCCGGCGAGCGCTTCATGAATGAGGCCGTCAACTACATGTCGGCCGGCAAGGAACTGCTCCGCCAGGATCTGCCGGTGTGGATGGTCTTCGACCAGCGCTACCGCAACCGGTACGTCTTCGGCGGCTCGATCTTCCCGCGCCAGTCCTTCCCGCAGGAGTGGTACGACGCCGGCGTTGTCAAGAAGGCCGACTCATTGGAGAAATTGGCCGCGGAGATGGGCATGCCGGCGCTGCCTCAGAGCGTCCAACGCTTCAATACCCTGTGTGCCACGGGGCACGATGACGACTTCGGCCGCGGCGACAGCGCCTATGACCGCTACTACGGCGACCCCGCCGTCAAGCCGAACCCGTGCCTGGGTCCGATCGACCAGGGCCCGTTCTACGCGGTCAAGGTCGTCCCTGGCGACCTGGGCACCTGCGGCGGCGTGAAGGCCGACGAGTTCGCCCGCGCCCTGCGCCCAGACGGATCGGTCATCGAGGGCCTGTACGCCGCTGGTAACGCGGCCGGCAACGCCTTCGGCCGGGTCTACCCCGGACCGGGTGCGACGATCGCCCAAGGTCTGGTGTTTGGCTACATCGCTGCAAACCACGCCGCCGGGCGGCTCTCGGACTGA